The Streptomyces sp. HUAS MG91 sequence CGGAGGATTCACGGCTTCTCGGTCAGCCACAGACGGGTCCCGTTCACTTCGGCGGCGGGCTTGTCCCAGACGCCGGTGATGGCCTCGGCCAGCTCCTTGACGTCCGTGAAGCCCGCGAACTTCGCGTTGGGGCGCTCCGCGCGCATCGCGTCGTGCACCAGCGCCTTCACCACCAGGATCGCAGCCGCCTGCCGTGGACCGGCATCGCCCCCGGCCTTGCGGAACGCGTCCCCGAGGGCGAGCGTCCAGGCCTCGGCGGCGGCCTTGGAGGCGGCGTACGCGGCGTTCCCGGCGGTCGGCCTGGAGGCTCCCGCGGCGCTGATCAGCAGATAGCGTCCGCGCTCGGAGCGGCCGAGCGCGCCCTCGAACGCGAGCGAGGTGTGCTGCACGGTACGGATCAGCAGCTTTTCGAGCAGGTCCCAGTCGGCGAGGTCGGTCTCGGCGAAGGAGGCGCTGCCGCGCCAGCCGCCGACGAGGTGGACGACACCGTCGACCCGCCCGAAGTCCTTCTCGATGCGGTCCGCCCAGTCGCGGGTGGCCTGGAGGTCGAGGAGGTCCACGGTGTCGCCGACGACCGTGGCGCCGCCATGGGCGTAACGCGCCTCGTCGACGGCCTCGGCCAGGCGCTCGGCGTCCGCGTCGGCGCCGATGACCGTGGCACCGGCCTCGGCGAGCCGCTTGAGCGCGGCGCGGCCCGCGGGCCCGGCCGCCCCGGCGACCGCGATCACGGCACCGCCCAGCGTGTCCTTGGGCGTGACATCGGCGGTGTCGGTGGAGTCCGTCATGGCAGTCGCCTCCTGCGGTACGGGGTTGCTCACGCGGCCACCCGCTCGGCGCCCGCCGCCGTGATGCCCTTGGTCGAGGCGATCACGTTCTTCAGCTTCTTGGAAAGCGCCTCATAGAACATGCTCAGCGGAAACTCGTCCGGAAGCACCTCGTCCACCAGCTTGCGCGGCGGGAGCGAGGTGTCCAGGGCGTCGGGGCCCTTGGCCCAGCGCGAGCCCGGGTGCGGGGCGAGGTACGTCGACACCAGGTCGTACGCCGCGAACCAGTGCACGAGTTTCGGACGGTCGATGCCGTCGCGGTACAGCTGCTCGATCTCGCCGCACAGCTGGTTCGTCACCTCGGGGGCGCGCTGCCAGTCGATGTGCAGCTTGTTGTCGGTCCAGCGGACGACGTCGTGCT is a genomic window containing:
- a CDS encoding SDR family oxidoreductase; amino-acid sequence: MTDSTDTADVTPKDTLGGAVIAVAGAAGPAGRAALKRLAEAGATVIGADADAERLAEAVDEARYAHGGATVVGDTVDLLDLQATRDWADRIEKDFGRVDGVVHLVGGWRGSASFAETDLADWDLLEKLLIRTVQHTSLAFEGALGRSERGRYLLISAAGASRPTAGNAAYAASKAAAEAWTLALGDAFRKAGGDAGPRQAAAILVVKALVHDAMRAERPNAKFAGFTDVKELAEAITGVWDKPAAEVNGTRLWLTEKP